A single region of the Marinobacter nanhaiticus D15-8W genome encodes:
- a CDS encoding DUF3348 family protein has translation MSQGISANPGASSARLTQLLTAAGAPARKDVLPCFGERLSRLFGLGDTMKLDAALAYRIRQPATPQPATPQRAALERLVQELASIQRLLVRRIRGYGTDIDIEGQLTAEPYSQALLTTQRKIAATTRQFRDKVRSTLKDQGQDLARLAEVDAVFDHTMAGYTVQCFSRVSTVLEQRFQALESASTQAADPGSEPDDWLRRYCEDTQNLLLAELDVRLEPVLGLLEAFHNEISQTHE, from the coding sequence ATGAGCCAAGGTATTTCTGCCAATCCAGGGGCGTCCTCGGCCAGATTGACGCAGTTGCTGACTGCCGCTGGCGCGCCAGCGCGCAAAGATGTGCTGCCGTGTTTCGGGGAGCGGTTGAGTCGCCTGTTTGGGCTCGGGGACACGATGAAGCTGGACGCCGCACTCGCCTATCGCATCCGGCAACCCGCTACACCCCAGCCCGCTACACCCCAGAGAGCGGCCCTGGAACGTCTTGTGCAGGAACTCGCGAGTATCCAGCGGCTTTTGGTCAGGCGGATTCGCGGGTATGGGACCGATATCGACATCGAGGGTCAGTTGACGGCAGAACCTTATTCTCAGGCCTTGCTGACGACCCAGCGCAAGATAGCCGCCACAACCCGACAATTCAGGGACAAGGTCCGGAGTACCCTGAAAGATCAGGGACAGGACCTGGCCCGGCTCGCAGAGGTGGATGCCGTGTTCGATCACACCATGGCCGGCTATACCGTCCAATGTTTTTCCCGAGTTTCCACGGTGCTGGAACAGCGTTTCCAGGCCCTCGAATCCGCCTCTACCCAAGCAGCCGATCCGGGTTCCGAACCCGACGATTGGCTCCGCCGTTACTGCGAGGATACGCAGAACCTTCTACTCGCCGAACTGGATGTTCGGCTGGAGCCGGTGCTGGGTCTGTTGGAGGCTTTCCACAACGAGATTAGTCAAACCCATGAGTAA
- a CDS encoding DUF802 domain-containing protein — protein sequence MSKLFFILAFAIGAAVAAWIGAGFVGSDRLALAFTGLIALVFALGFYELIGFRSTTARLSERLDQTPTGEDQLERWLEGLPEPIQFAVQRRLEGHDAALPGPQLTPYLTGLLVMLGLLGTFAGMIVTLGGAASALDGSTELSAIRSALAAPIAGLSLAFGTSIAGIATSAMLGLASTLSRRDRLQASRKLDRKLHQKLYHLSADYQRHEAFSALQSQAKALPELTSTMTTLLQRMEHLGERLEQNLTRNQQSFHDAVGDQYKALADTVAHSLKDALDSSSRLAAERIEPIVDNAMERLRTDTEKVQKDWTTASKETLTNLAETFQATTAEAGERWQQNLEIQQRTSAEHQRAIEQSGEESRKETLALVQQWLTDMQTQQQAQQDRFQKQLEAAGEQLQKACEHQTDQWQTGLERQQTASETLLKDLGQTLTNYQARFESNADILVSNQTSGIESLTNTIREQLSSLRDQEADRIEAANDRLESLEARAAKHLTELGTALEAPMTRLIETASETPKAAAEVIRQLQTESIRNSERENELLEERQRLLQQLDRLLETQRTQAEDQRQAIDTLVAGAGETLDGISDRFNTLIQEQGEQLAKLAEDVSGSGQEVGALSEAFQTAVERFSQSNAQLQESLTNIQKALESASTRHDEQLAYYVAQAREVIDLSVSSQKDVIDAVAALQSEQPGNSKAN from the coding sequence ATGAGTAAACTCTTCTTTATCCTCGCCTTCGCGATCGGCGCCGCTGTCGCGGCGTGGATCGGCGCAGGCTTTGTCGGCTCGGATCGTCTGGCCCTGGCCTTTACGGGCCTGATTGCCCTGGTCTTCGCCCTTGGCTTCTACGAATTGATCGGATTCCGTAGCACGACGGCCCGGCTCTCAGAACGCCTGGACCAGACGCCCACCGGTGAGGATCAACTGGAACGCTGGCTGGAAGGGCTGCCCGAACCCATCCAGTTTGCGGTACAACGCCGCCTGGAAGGCCACGATGCGGCTCTCCCCGGTCCGCAACTGACACCCTATCTCACCGGTCTGCTGGTTATGCTGGGCCTGCTGGGCACCTTTGCCGGCATGATCGTCACCCTCGGTGGCGCCGCATCCGCCCTCGACGGGAGCACCGAGCTCAGCGCAATCCGGAGCGCCCTTGCAGCGCCCATTGCCGGGCTGAGCCTGGCGTTCGGCACGTCGATCGCGGGCATCGCCACCTCCGCCATGCTGGGTCTGGCTTCTACCCTGAGCCGGCGGGACCGCCTGCAAGCTTCCCGCAAGCTGGACCGTAAACTCCACCAGAAGCTGTATCACCTTTCCGCGGACTACCAGCGTCACGAGGCGTTCAGCGCCCTGCAGTCCCAGGCGAAGGCGCTACCGGAACTGACCTCCACCATGACGACCTTGCTGCAGAGGATGGAACACCTCGGGGAACGGTTGGAACAGAACCTCACACGCAACCAGCAGTCATTCCATGATGCCGTGGGTGATCAATACAAAGCGTTGGCGGACACCGTGGCGCACTCCCTGAAAGACGCCCTGGATTCCAGTTCGCGGCTCGCCGCAGAGCGGATTGAGCCCATTGTCGATAACGCCATGGAGCGACTGAGGACTGATACCGAGAAGGTGCAAAAAGATTGGACTACGGCGTCGAAAGAGACGCTCACCAACCTGGCTGAGACCTTCCAGGCAACCACTGCCGAGGCCGGCGAGCGCTGGCAGCAGAATCTGGAAATACAGCAACGGACAAGCGCCGAACATCAGCGTGCCATCGAGCAAAGCGGCGAAGAGAGCCGAAAGGAGACGCTGGCGCTGGTCCAGCAGTGGCTTACCGACATGCAGACGCAACAACAGGCCCAACAGGACCGGTTCCAGAAGCAACTCGAAGCTGCCGGCGAACAGCTTCAAAAAGCCTGCGAGCATCAGACGGATCAATGGCAGACGGGACTCGAACGCCAACAGACCGCCAGCGAAACGCTGCTGAAGGATCTGGGCCAGACGCTGACAAATTACCAGGCACGTTTTGAGTCGAACGCGGACATACTGGTCAGCAACCAAACGTCAGGCATCGAAAGCCTGACGAACACCATCAGAGAACAGCTATCCTCTCTCCGCGATCAGGAAGCTGATCGCATTGAAGCTGCCAACGATCGCCTGGAATCACTTGAAGCCCGCGCCGCCAAACATCTCACCGAACTGGGGACAGCGCTCGAGGCGCCGATGACTCGACTCATCGAAACGGCATCCGAGACACCCAAGGCTGCGGCGGAAGTTATCCGGCAACTGCAGACCGAGAGCATCCGCAATAGCGAGCGGGAAAACGAGTTGCTGGAGGAACGGCAACGCCTCCTGCAGCAGCTGGATCGTCTGCTCGAAACCCAGCGTACCCAGGCCGAAGACCAACGCCAGGCGATCGATACCCTCGTCGCCGGAGCCGGCGAAACCCTGGATGGCATCAGCGACCGCTTCAACACCCTTATCCAGGAACAGGGCGAGCAACTGGCGAAACTGGCCGAGGACGTCTCTGGAAGTGGCCAGGAAGTCGGTGCCCTCAGCGAGGCATTCCAGACCGCGGTGGAACGCTTCAGCCAGTCCAACGCCCAGCTTCAGGAAAGCCTGACCAACATCCAGAAGGCCCTGGAGAGTGCCAGTACACGCCATGACGAGCAGCTCGCCTACTATGTTGCCCAAGCCCGGGAAGTCATCGACCTGAGTGTCAGCTCCCAGAAAGACGTCATCGATGCCGTGGCCGCGCTGCAATCCGAACAGCCTGGAAACAGCAAGGCCAACTGA
- a CDS encoding OmpA family protein, translated as MEELHDSEQQSTPVWAIFSDLMAALVGILVLVLVWVIGVQLELSQSLAEEKERRVAEEQKRVALEQALQDPLTRGLVTFRDGRIGISGNVLFELNSDQLQAEGEEVLQTLVEPLETYLEHHNELLMVSGFTDDLPIHTGNRYGDNWGLSAQRALTVTRALIDKGLPKDRVFAAAFGAQHPVVPNDDAESRARNRRVEISTVPRPELTESEAPQTANDD; from the coding sequence ATGGAAGAGCTTCACGACAGCGAACAGCAGTCGACGCCGGTCTGGGCGATCTTCTCAGATCTGATGGCCGCGCTCGTCGGCATACTCGTGCTGGTTCTGGTCTGGGTTATTGGCGTGCAACTGGAACTCAGTCAGTCCCTGGCCGAAGAAAAGGAGCGCCGTGTGGCGGAAGAGCAAAAGCGTGTCGCGCTTGAGCAGGCGCTACAGGATCCGCTGACGAGGGGGCTTGTCACCTTCCGGGACGGGCGTATCGGCATCAGTGGAAACGTGCTGTTCGAGTTGAACTCGGACCAGCTCCAGGCAGAAGGCGAAGAGGTGCTCCAGACGCTGGTTGAGCCGCTCGAAACCTACCTTGAACACCATAACGAACTGCTGATGGTAAGCGGGTTCACCGACGATCTGCCCATTCATACCGGAAATCGTTATGGCGACAATTGGGGACTTTCGGCACAGCGCGCCCTGACCGTGACTCGCGCGCTGATCGATAAAGGTCTGCCGAAGGATCGCGTCTTTGCGGCAGCCTTCGGTGCCCAGCACCCGGTCGTTCCCAACGACGATGCAGAGTCCCGCGCCCGCAACCGGCGTGTTGAAATCAGCACTGTACCGCGTCCTGAACTGACCGAATCTGAAGCTCCCCAAACCGCCAATGACGACTGA